A stretch of the Leptotrichia sp. oral taxon 223 genome encodes the following:
- a CDS encoding phage scaffolding protein, with amino-acid sequence MNKEDLLKLGLSEEQAEKVLSVNAEQLKGFIPKSRFDEVNNAKKQLEKDLKDRDVQLENLKNSSGDVETMKQTIENLQRDNKAAKDNFEAELAKFKLESAIDTTLLSSNVINTKAVKALLDMGKIKLDGEVLIGINEQLEALKTAEDSKMLFKASESKPKEPNFSGVKPGEGNTGTEGTNQSKSLADAIMARLTVNKNE; translated from the coding sequence ATGAACAAAGAGGATTTGTTGAAATTAGGTTTGTCAGAGGAACAGGCGGAAAAGGTGCTGTCAGTAAATGCAGAACAGTTGAAAGGGTTTATACCGAAATCAAGATTTGATGAGGTAAATAACGCCAAAAAGCAACTGGAAAAGGATTTGAAGGACAGGGATGTGCAGCTTGAGAATTTAAAAAATAGTTCTGGAGATGTGGAAACAATGAAACAGACTATTGAAAATTTGCAAAGGGACAATAAGGCTGCAAAAGATAATTTTGAAGCTGAACTTGCTAAATTTAAATTGGAAAGCGCAATTGACACTACTTTGCTAAGTTCAAATGTGATTAATACTAAAGCGGTTAAGGCTTTGCTTGATATGGGTAAAATTAAACTAGATGGTGAAGTCCTGATTGGTATTAATGAGCAATTAGAAGCATTGAAAACTGCTGAAGACAGTAAAATGCTGTTTAAAGCGTCTGAATCAAAACCGAAGGAGCCTAACTTTTCAGGAGTTAAACCTGGAGAAGGGAACACGGGAACAGAAGGCACAAATCAATCAAAATCGCTAGCGGATGCAATAATGGCAAGACTAACGGTAAATAAAAATGAATAA
- a CDS encoding VRR-NUC domain-containing protein — MSEKEIENYLVRKIKNKKGTAYKFTSPGNSGVPDRICMLPNGKIFFVELKSPGKKPRALQVNQIRKITNLGQRVYVVDSKEMVDRVLENELLSWKED, encoded by the coding sequence ATGTCAGAAAAAGAAATCGAAAATTACCTAGTTAGAAAAATAAAAAATAAAAAAGGAACCGCATATAAATTTACAAGTCCTGGAAATTCAGGAGTGCCAGACAGGATATGCATGCTTCCGAACGGAAAAATATTCTTTGTTGAACTGAAATCTCCCGGAAAGAAGCCGAGAGCCCTGCAGGTAAACCAGATTAGAAAAATAACTAATTTGGGACAGAGAGTCTATGTGGTGGATTCCAAAGAAATGGTGGACAGGGTATTAGAAAACGAACTGCTTAGCTGGAAGGAGGATTAA
- a CDS encoding phage portal protein translates to MFEFIKKLFRRKDKMGEQNINLSEVESIIMWHFASRKYREMKDGNNYYRGRHDILSRQRTAIGEDGKLTVVHNLPNNRIVDNQYKKLVKQKVNYIISKTPSIKSENQDYDNKLNELFDKNFLKTLKRVTTDVYNNGLGWLFLYVDEMGNLKFKRINSVEVIPVWLDNDHEDLDYAIRVYSRELYKNGTYNTENYVEIYRKSGVEYYKMNNTKLTAVEKKAYLSVDDKPYNWQKIPLICFKADELEQPLLKRVKSLQDALNMLISDFINNMQEDSRNTILIIKNYDGENLGEFRKNLSTFGAVKVREDGDVSSLQVEVNAGNYESIVKLLKKTIIENGGGFDSKADTLGNNPNQLNIRSMYSDIDLEANDFETEFQASFEEMVWFVANHLKNTGQGDFIKEKVEVVLNRDILVNESQAISDIRNSVGIISEETLVAQHPWVTDVQEELARIKKEKTEQQIQGQTDYVNFEDGKHNHDGDLNE, encoded by the coding sequence ATGTTTGAATTTATTAAGAAATTGTTTAGGAGAAAAGATAAGATGGGAGAACAGAATATCAATCTTAGCGAAGTTGAGAGTATCATAATGTGGCATTTTGCAAGCCGGAAATACAGGGAGATGAAAGACGGAAACAACTATTATCGTGGAAGGCACGACATCCTTTCAAGGCAGAGAACGGCAATCGGGGAAGATGGGAAATTAACAGTAGTTCATAACTTGCCAAATAATAGAATTGTCGATAACCAGTATAAAAAACTGGTTAAGCAGAAAGTGAATTACATAATTTCTAAAACTCCAAGTATTAAAAGTGAGAACCAGGATTACGATAATAAATTGAATGAACTGTTTGATAAAAATTTTCTTAAAACATTGAAAAGAGTAACCACTGACGTCTATAACAATGGACTTGGGTGGTTATTTTTGTATGTGGATGAAATGGGAAATTTAAAATTCAAGAGGATAAATTCAGTTGAGGTTATCCCTGTGTGGCTTGACAACGATCATGAGGACCTGGACTACGCAATAAGAGTGTACAGCCGAGAACTTTATAAAAATGGGACGTATAATACTGAAAATTATGTTGAGATTTACAGAAAGTCTGGAGTTGAGTATTACAAAATGAACAATACAAAACTTACAGCAGTTGAGAAGAAGGCATACCTGAGTGTTGATGATAAGCCTTACAACTGGCAAAAAATACCTCTCATATGCTTCAAAGCGGATGAGCTGGAACAACCCCTGCTTAAAAGAGTAAAATCGTTACAGGACGCTTTAAACATGCTTATAAGTGATTTCATAAATAATATGCAGGAAGACAGTAGAAATACGATTTTAATTATTAAAAATTATGACGGTGAAAACTTGGGCGAGTTCAGAAAAAATCTTTCCACATTTGGAGCTGTTAAAGTAAGAGAGGATGGAGATGTATCAAGTTTACAAGTTGAAGTGAATGCGGGAAACTATGAAAGCATTGTGAAACTGCTGAAGAAAACCATAATTGAAAATGGCGGAGGATTTGACAGCAAAGCTGATACGCTTGGGAATAATCCAAATCAGCTTAACATACGTTCGATGTACTCGGACATAGATTTAGAGGCAAATGATTTTGAAACTGAGTTTCAGGCAAGTTTTGAGGAAATGGTATGGTTTGTAGCAAATCATTTGAAGAACACAGGGCAGGGTGACTTCATAAAGGAAAAAGTGGAGGTTGTGTTAAATAGAGATATACTTGTGAATGAAAGCCAAGCGATTTCGGATATTAGAAATTCGGTTGGGATAATTTCGGAGGAAACACTTGTTGCACAGCACCCTTGGGTAACTGATGTTCAGGAAGAGCTTGCAAGAATTAAGAAAGAAAAAACAGAACAGCAGATACAGGGACAGACTGATTACGTTAATTTTGAGGACGGTAAACATAATCATGACGGTGATTTAAATGAGTGA
- a CDS encoding minor capsid protein: MSDYWKDRFVEEESRVNQMAVKEIKKQQAEYDKAITRINQDIEIWYNRIAKNNDVTLANAKEMLNKKERDEFKWTVEEYIKKGSGKDSLKFAKELENASAKYHIERLEAMKLQVRAEIEKLYNDNGNGFKNYLGNLYEDQYNHTFFEIAKGTSMGIGSNMYKLNGKLVNTVISNPWASDGKHFSGRIWEDKEKLLNALHTEMTQAFIRGDKLDTLIEKVVKRMNTSRSNVARLVYTESAAYASKARIKTYEDLNIERYEIVATLDSRTSETCQGLDGKVFEFKDYEIGTTAPPFHVNCRTTTAPYFEDEEEGERAAKDKDGKTYYVPTDMTYKKWKSKYAIENSENKTIKVPEGRYRLLGNIKNTRYNNVEELLQKYEKKIVKDTYESAMVVTETGEIYVIKGDKGSIPMQRIESIRFENASITHNHPKGRHEWGFSGGDFDTFRNGKFRYMRAIDEKYVHELSKDMFEMDMTNFDDDVQKLRESDFEEVAQILQKLNAKDKNLKYRRRKHAIKRT; the protein is encoded by the coding sequence ATGAGTGATTATTGGAAAGATAGATTTGTTGAGGAAGAAAGCCGAGTTAATCAAATGGCTGTAAAAGAGATAAAGAAACAGCAGGCTGAATACGATAAGGCCATCACTAGGATAAATCAGGATATTGAAATCTGGTACAACAGGATTGCTAAAAATAACGATGTAACATTGGCAAATGCAAAGGAAATGCTTAACAAGAAGGAACGTGATGAGTTCAAATGGACTGTAGAAGAGTATATCAAAAAAGGTTCAGGAAAAGATAGTTTAAAGTTTGCAAAAGAACTTGAAAATGCAAGTGCCAAGTACCATATAGAGAGATTAGAAGCTATGAAACTACAGGTACGTGCTGAAATTGAAAAGTTGTACAATGATAACGGCAACGGATTTAAAAATTATCTAGGTAACTTATACGAGGATCAATACAACCATACGTTTTTTGAAATCGCAAAAGGTACTAGTATGGGAATTGGATCAAATATGTATAAACTAAATGGTAAATTAGTAAATACTGTTATTTCTAACCCTTGGGCTTCTGACGGAAAACATTTTTCAGGCAGGATATGGGAAGACAAAGAAAAACTTTTAAACGCTCTGCATACAGAAATGACGCAGGCTTTTATTCGTGGGGATAAACTTGATACATTAATAGAAAAAGTTGTTAAAAGAATGAATACAAGCAGAAGCAACGTGGCAAGGCTTGTCTATACTGAAAGTGCCGCCTATGCTTCTAAAGCTAGAATTAAGACTTATGAAGATTTGAATATTGAACGTTATGAAATTGTCGCTACTCTTGACAGCAGGACTTCCGAGACTTGCCAGGGACTTGACGGCAAAGTGTTCGAGTTTAAGGATTATGAGATTGGCACAACTGCTCCGCCATTTCACGTTAATTGCAGGACAACAACGGCTCCGTATTTTGAAGACGAGGAAGAAGGGGAACGTGCTGCAAAAGATAAGGACGGAAAAACTTATTATGTGCCAACCGATATGACCTATAAAAAGTGGAAAAGCAAGTATGCTATTGAAAACTCGGAAAATAAAACAATAAAAGTTCCTGAAGGGCGGTATAGACTACTTGGAAATATTAAAAATACAAGGTATAATAATGTTGAAGAGCTTTTGCAGAAATACGAGAAAAAAATAGTTAAGGATACCTATGAAAGTGCTATGGTTGTAACTGAGACTGGAGAAATATACGTTATAAAGGGCGATAAAGGTTCGATACCTATGCAAAGAATCGAATCAATACGTTTTGAGAACGCTTCTATAACTCACAATCACCCAAAAGGAAGGCACGAATGGGGATTCAGTGGTGGAGATTTTGACACTTTCAGAAATGGCAAGTTCAGGTATATGAGAGCGATTGATGAAAAATATGTGCATGAACTCTCAAAAGATATGTTTGAAATGGATATGACGAATTTTGATGATGACGTTCAAAAACTTCGAGAATCAGACTTTGAAGAAGTCGCACAGATTTTACAAAAACTAAATGCAAAAGATAAAAACCTGAAGTATAGGAGAAGAAAACATGCTATCAAGAGAACATAG
- a CDS encoding NUMOD4 domain-containing protein produces MKEIWKEIEGFYGYYLISNFGRVKSTGGWCGTAKRKEKIRSTSLTKDGYVKVRLNKKDKDKTVRIHQLVAEAFVPNPNKKDTVNHIDGNKQNNHYTNLEWVDRSEQMYHAYRLNLKNSQTGANNKNSKLTDDDVREIRKKYVRQSKEFGTVALARKYGVTNRVIGLIVNFKSYKNVK; encoded by the coding sequence ATGAAAGAGATTTGGAAAGAAATTGAAGGGTTTTACGGTTACTATTTAATCAGTAATTTTGGAAGAGTAAAAAGTACGGGTGGATGGTGTGGAACAGCAAAACGGAAAGAAAAAATCAGAAGTACGAGTTTAACTAAAGACGGATACGTAAAGGTTAGATTGAATAAGAAAGATAAAGATAAAACTGTGAGAATCCACCAGCTTGTAGCTGAGGCATTTGTTCCAAACCCAAATAAAAAAGATACAGTAAACCATATAGACGGGAATAAGCAAAATAATCACTACACCAATTTAGAATGGGTGGATAGAAGTGAGCAGATGTATCACGCATATAGATTAAACTTAAAAAATTCTCAGACAGGAGCAAATAATAAAAATTCAAAATTGACTGATGATGACGTTAGAGAAATTAGGAAAAAGTATGTTAGGCAAAGCAAGGAGTTTGGAACGGTTGCTTTAGCTAGAAAATACGGTGTTACTAATAGAGTTATAGGTTTGATAGTGAATTTTAAATCTTATAAAAATGTCAAATAA
- a CDS encoding dUTPase — protein sequence MASENVKEEALKEFNIEELLKRQAMLDKKFDEKKTINARTAKGIQVALITEIGELIQELKSEWNYWKNSTEKFNKSKVLEELSDVLHFYLSYINARDEETRGRTVPFLDEALVEYNREVLSVKSLEDILITLSDFRILNENKVLGGILAISEYVGVTEEGFLQVHHEKWLKNMNERTKESY from the coding sequence ATGGCTAGCGAAAATGTGAAAGAAGAGGCGTTAAAAGAATTTAATATAGAGGAACTGCTGAAGAGACAGGCAATGCTGGATAAGAAATTTGATGAAAAGAAAACTATCAATGCAAGAACAGCTAAGGGTATTCAAGTTGCGTTGATAACAGAAATTGGAGAACTGATCCAGGAACTTAAAAGTGAATGGAATTACTGGAAGAATAGCACTGAAAAATTCAATAAATCAAAAGTGTTAGAGGAATTATCTGACGTATTGCATTTTTATCTCAGCTACATAAATGCAAGAGACGAAGAAACCAGAGGCAGAACGGTGCCATTTTTAGACGAAGCTTTAGTTGAATACAACAGAGAGGTATTATCAGTAAAAAGTTTAGAAGACATATTAATTACATTATCAGATTTTAGAATATTGAACGAAAACAAGGTTTTAGGCGGCATTTTGGCTATTTCAGAATACGTAGGAGTAACAGAAGAGGGGTTCTTGCAAGTTCATCACGAGAAATGGCTTAAAAATATGAATGAACGTACAAAAGAGAGTTATTAA
- a CDS encoding class I SAM-dependent methyltransferase: MKILDVCCGSRMFWFDKNNKNTVYMDNRKFEGVLCDGRELKVNPDVVGDFRKIPYPDNKFNLVVFDPPHLIRAGENSWTAKKYGKLDPETWKNDIEQGFNECMRVLKVNGVLVFKWSEEQIKLKSILDVIDYKPLFGNRRSKTHWLVFMKLEEE; encoded by the coding sequence ATGAAGATACTTGATGTATGTTGCGGCTCACGAATGTTTTGGTTTGATAAAAATAATAAAAATACAGTGTATATGGATAATAGGAAATTTGAGGGTGTTTTATGTGATGGAAGAGAGCTAAAAGTCAATCCAGATGTGGTAGGCGATTTCAGAAAAATCCCTTATCCTGATAACAAATTTAATTTGGTTGTATTTGATCCGCCCCATTTAATTAGAGCAGGAGAAAATTCATGGACAGCCAAAAAATATGGAAAATTAGATCCTGAAACTTGGAAAAATGACATAGAACAAGGATTTAATGAATGCATGAGAGTCTTAAAAGTGAACGGAGTTTTAGTTTTTAAATGGAGTGAAGAGCAGATAAAACTGAAAAGCATATTGGATGTAATTGACTATAAACCTTTGTTTGGGAACCGAAGGAGCAAGACACACTGGTTGGTATTTATGAAATTAGAGGAGGAATAA
- a CDS encoding phage terminase large subunit — protein sequence MKSRKVKLPELVGKGYKDFWNFKGRYRVCKGSRASKKSKTTALFFIYSMMKYPGANLLVIRKVYRTLKDSCFTDLKWAINRLQVNEYWDVKESPLEIVYVPTGQKILFRGLDDPLKVTSITVETGNLCWAWINKFSSRRQKINHFNCWKIQTSKVVDNQQRSYLTM from the coding sequence TTGAAGAGTAGGAAAGTGAAGCTGCCGGAACTTGTTGGGAAAGGATATAAAGATTTTTGGAACTTCAAAGGAAGGTACAGAGTCTGTAAAGGTAGCCGGGCGAGCAAGAAAAGCAAGACGACGGCATTATTTTTTATTTATTCAATGATGAAATATCCTGGGGCAAACTTGCTTGTGATAAGAAAAGTTTATCGGACATTAAAGGATAGCTGTTTTACAGACTTGAAATGGGCAATAAACAGACTTCAAGTAAATGAGTATTGGGATGTCAAGGAAAGCCCGCTTGAAATTGTTTATGTTCCAACAGGGCAGAAAATACTATTTAGAGGATTGGACGATCCGCTTAAAGTTACTTCAATAACAGTTGAAACGGGGAATCTATGCTGGGCGTGGATTAATAAATTCAGTTCACGCCGTCAAAAAATAAACCACTTTAATTGCTGGAAAATCCAAACAAGTAAAGTTGTGGACAATCAGCAGCGAAGTTATTTGACAATGTAA
- a CDS encoding terminase small subunit produces the protein MKLTEKQKRFADYYIETGNITEAAVKAGYSKKTARVIGQENLLKPAIKGYIDEKLEAMQDERTASAKEVLEFLTKSMRGEIKEEVVVVEGTGDGTSEARMIEKQIGLRDRIKSAELLGKRYRLFTDRVEVDGVVPVMIVGEDELEE, from the coding sequence ATGAAATTGACGGAGAAACAGAAAAGATTCGCAGATTACTACATTGAAACTGGAAATATAACAGAAGCAGCAGTAAAGGCAGGGTACAGTAAGAAGACAGCGAGAGTTATTGGGCAGGAAAACTTGCTTAAACCTGCTATAAAAGGCTACATCGACGAAAAACTGGAAGCCATGCAGGATGAGAGGACGGCATCTGCCAAGGAAGTGCTTGAGTTTTTAACTAAATCAATGAGAGGTGAAATCAAAGAGGAAGTTGTCGTTGTTGAAGGAACCGGGGACGGAACAAGCGAAGCCAGAATGATTGAAAAGCAGATAGGACTGCGTGACAGGATTAAGTCAGCAGAGCTGCTTGGCAAACGATATAGACTGTTTACAGATAGGGTTGAAGTTGATGGAGTTGTGCCGGTTATGATTGTGGGTGAGGATGAACTTGAAGAGTAG
- a CDS encoding DEAD/DEAH box helicase: MEFKAHNYQKYCIEKVIETPKVGLLLDMGLGKTIITLTAIDELKFNRFEVDRVLIIAPKKVAESTWLNEAEKWDHLKYLKFSRVLGSEKKRITALNTPADIYVINRENVQWLVEYYKNDWSFDMVVIDEFSSFKNHASKRFKALKLVLGKIERVVGLTGTPAPNGLKDIWAQIYLLDKGKRLGKNITAFRERYFNYSKYGGNPFGEYELKEGSDKSIMNKISDICVSMKAEDYLELPDIIYNTITIELDNKSRKQYEELEKQMILELNESEEISVASAAALTGKLLQLSNGAIYDEERKVHKIHDCKIERFMELIEELNGKPALVFYSFQHDLERIKKALEKSRLRVRQLKTPEDEKDWNSGKIDILLAHPASAAYGLNLQDGGNHVIWFGLNWSLELYQQANKRLHRQGQKEKVIIHHLVTQDTRDEDVMKALQSKGDVQEELLQSLKARIDRYREGR; the protein is encoded by the coding sequence ATGGAGTTCAAGGCACACAATTATCAGAAATACTGCATTGAGAAAGTTATCGAAACACCAAAGGTTGGGTTGCTACTTGATATGGGGCTGGGGAAGACGATTATAACACTTACGGCAATTGATGAGCTTAAATTTAACAGGTTTGAGGTTGACAGGGTTTTGATAATAGCACCGAAGAAGGTTGCCGAAAGCACGTGGCTTAATGAAGCGGAAAAATGGGATCATCTGAAATACTTAAAATTTTCAAGAGTACTTGGTTCAGAGAAAAAAAGAATAACGGCGTTGAATACGCCTGCGGACATCTATGTGATAAATCGTGAAAATGTCCAGTGGCTTGTCGAGTATTATAAGAATGACTGGTCATTTGATATGGTTGTAATTGATGAATTTTCAAGTTTTAAAAACCATGCAAGCAAAAGATTTAAAGCGTTGAAACTTGTACTTGGGAAAATAGAAAGGGTAGTGGGGCTTACAGGAACGCCAGCACCGAATGGGCTAAAAGATATTTGGGCGCAAATATACCTGCTGGACAAGGGAAAAAGGCTTGGAAAGAATATAACAGCTTTTCGTGAGAGATATTTCAATTATTCAAAATATGGTGGAAATCCTTTTGGGGAATACGAACTGAAGGAAGGGTCAGACAAGTCAATTATGAACAAGATAAGCGATATATGTGTTTCGATGAAAGCGGAAGACTATTTGGAACTTCCAGATATAATCTACAACACCATAACAATTGAGCTTGATAACAAATCAAGAAAGCAGTATGAGGAACTTGAGAAGCAGATGATTTTAGAACTGAACGAGTCCGAAGAAATATCAGTTGCGAGTGCGGCGGCATTGACTGGAAAACTATTACAGCTTTCAAATGGAGCCATTTACGATGAAGAACGTAAGGTTCATAAGATTCACGACTGCAAGATTGAACGTTTTATGGAACTTATAGAAGAGCTTAATGGAAAACCTGCTTTAGTATTTTACAGCTTTCAGCATGATTTGGAAAGAATAAAAAAGGCATTGGAAAAATCAAGGTTAAGAGTAAGGCAGCTTAAAACCCCAGAGGATGAAAAGGACTGGAACAGCGGGAAAATTGACATACTTCTGGCACATCCGGCAAGTGCGGCATACGGTTTAAACCTTCAGGACGGCGGAAATCACGTAATATGGTTTGGGCTTAACTGGAGTCTTGAACTTTACCAGCAGGCAAATAAAAGGCTTCACAGGCAGGGGCAGAAGGAAAAGGTTATAATCCACCACCTTGTGACACAGGACACAAGGGACGAGGATGTAATGAAAGCTCTACAGAGTAAGGGAGACGTTCAGGAAGAACTTTTACAAAGCCTGAAGGCAAGAATTGATAGATATAGAGAGGGAAGATGA
- a CDS encoding sigma factor-like helix-turn-helix DNA-binding protein, giving the protein MTEKDIDRIADRVAEKLKQMKKIDKYKETEAMLRAYLNYKRVILKNNERIDNILKNGLGEARKGKTGENVQGGLKKYEGVPEKEIEKVEHLKSENLKMEKRIIRVDNALMNIKNDKYYDVIVLRYFKEWTIDEIADEMNVDRKTVGRNRTRLVKELQFNLFPEILLD; this is encoded by the coding sequence ATGACAGAAAAAGATATTGACAGAATAGCGGACAGAGTTGCAGAAAAATTAAAACAGATGAAAAAAATTGACAAGTACAAAGAAACCGAAGCGATGTTAAGAGCTTACCTAAATTACAAAAGAGTAATCTTGAAAAATAATGAACGTATTGATAACATACTAAAAAATGGATTAGGAGAAGCGAGAAAAGGTAAGACAGGTGAAAATGTTCAGGGGGGATTAAAAAAATATGAAGGCGTTCCGGAAAAAGAAATTGAAAAAGTGGAGCATTTAAAATCTGAAAATTTAAAAATGGAAAAAAGGATTATCAGGGTAGACAACGCCCTGATGAATATCAAGAATGACAAATATTATGATGTTATAGTATTGAGATATTTCAAGGAATGGACGATTGATGAAATAGCAGATGAAATGAATGTCGATAGAAAAACGGTAGGAAGAAACAGGACAAGATTGGTTAAAGAGCTGCAGTTTAACCTGTTTCCTGAAATACTTTTGGATTAA